In Akkermansia muciniphila ATCC BAA-835, the genomic stretch CCCCTTCCTGCTGTCCCGATCCGGTTTTGCCGGATTGCAGCGCTTTGCCGCCACATGGACAGGGGACAACCGGTCCAGCTGGGAACATTTGAAGCTGGCCAATTTCCAGTGCCAGCGGCTTGCGGCTTCCGGCATTTCCTTTGCGGGAGCGGATGCTGGGGGATTCATGGGGCATCCCACGCCGGAATTGTTTTGCCGCTGGATGCAAATGGCTTCTTTCCACGGTTTTTTCCGCAATCATTCCTCCGGGGAGTTCGGCGGTCAGGAGCCATGGGTTTTTGGGCAGGAAGTCACCTCTTACGTGAAAGCCGCCATAGAGGGCCGCTACCGCCTGCTTCCCTATATCTACACGCAGTTCCGCCGGTACGCGGAGACGGGCATGCCCGTGCTGCGCTCCCTGGCCCTGCAATGTTTTACCAACAAGGACACCTACTGGCGGGGGGCGGAGTATTTCTTTGGAGACCATCTGTACGTCATTCCCATTCATGAGCCGCAGGAAGGCGGGAGGTTCCTCTACATTCCGGAGGGCGTCTGGTATTCCTACCACACGGACAGCCTGATGGAGGACACAGGAAAGGATGTATGGGTGAAGTGCCCCCTTTCTTTCCTGCCCGTGTATGTCCGCGGAGGGGCGGTAATTCCCCATTGGCCGGTACAGCAATACGTGGGAGAACTGCCTCGGCCGCCGCTGACGCTGGATGTATGGTGGGCGCCGGAAGGGGAGGTGGCTTCCCATTTGTATGAAGATGCAGGGGACGGATATGCATACCGGAACGGAGAATGCGCCGTGCATGGGTTCCTTTACCGCGGCGGCACCAATTCCCTGGAGCTGGATTGGAACTGCGAAGGGGATCCCTGTGCGTTCCATGAGTCCGCAGAGGTGGTTTTGCACGGTTTGCCTGCGGGTATTTCCGTCAGTGCATGCATGGACGGCGTGCCGTGCTGCGGCGTGATGAGGGAAGGAAGGGTGTGGAAAATACCGGTGAAGGATAAATTTGACACGCTTTCCGTCTGCTGGCCGGAGGAATAATGTTCTTCCATTAAGGGATGAGGCGTCCGGAGGAACTGTCATGGAAGGTGGAAACTGCGCCTGACCGTATCCCTCTTCAGTTTCAGTTCCCGCCATTCATGCGTCAGGGTGGAGGAGGCCACTACGCCGCCCCCGGTGCAGAGTGCGAGCCTCTGCCCCTGCCAGTACAGGGAGCGAATGCCTACCAGGCAGAAAAAGTCTCCATCTTCCAGAAACCCGAACGGGGCGCCGAAGTGAAGCGGACAGCGGAGACGTGAACGCCAGTCGTCCAGCTGGGCGAGCGTGTTTTCCGTGCGGGGCTGGGAACCCAGGGCGGGGGTGGGGTGGAGCAGCCGTATCCAGTGGGCCGGAGTATGCTGTTCGTCCGATTCCAGTGTGAGGTAAGTGACGAAGTGGATCAGGGTGCCCAGGTTCAGCACGCTGCGTGCCGTTCTGGTGACGCTGCCGAAGGGGGACAGGCGGGAAAGAATGCTGCCCGCCACGATTTCATGCTCGCGGATTTCCTTGTCGTCGTTGATGAAAACCCCTTCATCCTCCGGACGGGCCGTTCCTGCCAGGGCCATTGTCTCCAGGCGGCGGCTCTGCTGGTGGAACAGTGTTTCCGGAGTGATTCCGCAGAATCCTTCCCGTTCCGTCCACCAGGCGTAGGGATAATGGGACGGAGAGCTGCTGATGGCCCGCAGGATGAGTTCCCGGGGTGTGTGGGGGAGCAGCATTTCCCCGAACTGGGGGATCGCCGGAACGCTTTTCATCAATTGCCCGGCAGCGATTTGCTCCATCATTTCCGCAAAAACCTGCGCGTATGTGTCCGGAGACGGTTCCGTCCACCGGATTTCCGGAGCAGGCGGGGGAGGATTTCCCTCCGCCGGGAGAGCATGAAGGGCTGCCGGTATTTTCCATGGCCGCGGGTCGTCCAGCCGGAATGTATCAATATAAAAGGCGGGGCCGGAATCCGGCGGTTCCGCTGATTCCCGGAAAGGCCCGGTTCCGAGAAGAAGGCCGCGGGAAGGGTGCTTGATCAGGGCTCCGGAAGTCAGCGTTTTTATGTCCATGCGCAATTCATGTTAAAATGCCGCCGCCGGGAATTCCAGCTATTTGAATGTTTGTGAAGTGCGGAAGAAACGGGAATGACGGTTCAGTGGGCGCCTCCGTTTTTCCAGAATGTCCCATGGATGGCATGGACCTGAAAAAGGGTATTCCCCTTCGTCCCTAACGCTTTTTCCTCCTCCGTTGAAAAAGCAGGGGATGACGACCTTTCCCTGCCCGGAGCCTGTAACGGAGAGGAACTCCGCCCCTGTTTCCTGGAGCCGTGCGCCATGTCACGTGCGTTCCCCTTTTGAAATTGACGGGGAAAAGCACTCAAGTAAGCTTTAAAGAGCTTCCGACCCTATGCAGATAATGAACAGACCAGCACCATCAGTCCCCACCGCCGATATTCCGGTAGAGGCCATGCTGGCAGAGGTGCGGAAGCCGCTGGGACCCGTTTGGTGGAGCGTGTTTCTCGCCAGCGCATTGCTGGCGGCGTGGGGCATAGGGTGGAGTTCCTGGCGCATTGCCGCAGAGGGTGTGGGCGTGCTGGGGGTGAATAATAACGTGGTGTGGGGGCTGGACATCGTGCATTTTGTTTTCTGGATAGGCCTGGGGCATGCGGGCACCCTGATTTCCGCCGTCCTGCTGCTGACGCGCCAGTCATGGAGAAGCCCGATTGCGCGCGGAGCGGAACAGATGACCCTGTGCGCGGTTATCTGCGCCGCCGTTTTCCCTGTGGTGCACGTAGGGCGTGTCTGGATGGCGTGGATGGCTTCCCCGTTGCCGGAAGTGAGCGGAATTTGGCCGGACATGGCCTCTCCTTTGATGTGGGATGTCATGGCAGTCAGCACCTATTTTCTTCTTTCCCTGTTGTACTGGTATATCGGCCTGGTGCCGGATTTCGCGTTGCTGAGGGATTGCTGCAAGGGGCGTCTGAGGCGCCGGTACGGGTGGCTGGCGCTGGGCTGGCAGGGAACGGGGCGCCAGTGGCGCGCCTATGAAAAGGCCAGCCTTCTTTTTGCGGTTATTCTGACTCCTCTCGTGGTATCCGTTCATTCCGTGGTGAGTTTCGATTTTTCCGTGACTCAGGTGCCGGGGTGGCACCAGAGCATTTTCCCGCCCTATTTCGTAGGGGGGGCCATCCTCAGCGGCATGGCGATGGTTCAGCTGATTCTGCTGGGGGTGAGACGTCTGATGGCCGGCAGCGGCGTTCGCCGGGCCGTTACTCCGGCCATTCTGGATTTAAGTTCCCGGTTTGTGCTGGCCCTGAGCCTGGTGATGGGAGCCATGTATTTGTGGGAGCATCTGGCAGCCATTCTGAATGGAGGCTCTCCGGAGCCGTTTCCGGGCAGAAATCCTGTGAATGCCGTGTTCCTCATCGTCATGGTTGCCGGGAATGTGGCGCTGCCCCAGTTGTTCTGGTTCCGTTCTCTGCGAACCAACCGCTGGGTGATCGCCGCCGTGGCTCTGGGAGTGCTTGCGGGCATGTGGATGGAACGTTTCTGGATTGTCGTGAATTCCCTGAAGGCATCCCTGCTGGCTGCCAACATCGGAGAGTATTTCCCCAGCGTGACGGATTTGGCCATGATGGCCGGGAGCGTGGGGCTGTTTATGGCCCTGTACATGGCGCTGGTGCGTGTGGCTCCGTTCTTCTCCCTGTGCGACGTGCGGGAACAGCAATCCCTGAACAAGGAGGGCGGGGCATGAAAAAGCCCGTCATTTCCGGCTGGGTGCTTTCCTTCGGTTCGGAGAAGGCGCTCCTTCAGGCCGTCCGCGTGCTGGTGAAGGAGGAAAATCTGCGCTGGGAGGTTTGCGCACCTTACCCCTGCGCCGCTGTTCGTTTTGCCAACAGGCACGCCGGGAAGGCCGTGGGAGCAGGCGTTCGGCTGTGGGCCGCAGCGGGCGGCGTCTGCGGGTTTCTGGCCGTGGCTCTGTGGCTTTACTGGACGCAGTTCTGTGCGGATCCCCTTGTGACCCAGGGAAGGGTCCAGGGCTGGGACAGCTGGCCCGCATATGTCCCTCCCCTGTTTGAAGGAACTTTGCTGGGGGCCGGATTGCTGACCGCCGCCGGTTTTCTGAAGGGGGCTCTTCTCCCGCAATGGCACGACTGGGCGTTCGAGTGTGATTTTTTCAGGACGGATGAGCACGGGAACGGTTACTTCATTCTGCTGGAAGGCGGGAGCGAAGGCTATGCCGCCGTTTTGGCTGAAGCCCTGCATCCGGATGCCTGCGAGTACGTTCATGGGAAAGGAGGCCGGGCATGAGAGGAGGCATCACGGCGGTAGCAGCCCTTGTTCTGCTGGGAGCACTCTGGTTCCTGGCAGGGGACGACGATGGAAGAAATGCCGTTCCCCGTTTGTTTGACAATATGAATGATCGTCCTCTGGCGGATGCCCAGCAGGTGGGGATTTCTTCCGCCGCTCCGGACCGGAAAGCGCGCCTGACGCCTCCCCGTTCCGTGGCGCAGTCCCTGGGCATGAACGGAACGGTCCGAAAACGGGAGGATGACCGGGACTCCTTTGCTGCGGAAGGTTCCTATTTTTCCTCCGGCCGCATGCAGGGCGGAGAGGAGGATTCCATGCCTCTGGAACTGGGCGGCATCTCCCGCAGCCGCGACGTGCTGGCGGAGGGGCGCGCGCTTTATCTGGCGCATTGCGCCGTTTGCCACGGAGAGGACGGAAGCGGACGCGGAAGCATGGCCGCTTATGACACCTATCCGCAAATAGGCCCCTTCCGGGATGAAAAATATGCTTCCTATTCTTCTGGAAAAATGTTCAGGAGCATTCGGTTGGGGCAGGGGAACATGCCCGCTTTCGGAAACATTCTCACGGCGCGGGAAATCTGGTGTCTGGTGGCGTTTATCCGCCATTTGCAAGCGCCGCCGGAAGAACCTGCCGTTCAACAAAAGGAACAACATTCATGAACAGCAATACATCTTCAACAGGCGGGGAACGCCAGGACCGTCCGGGATTCGGCTGGGCCGGGCGTTCCGCTGCCCTTTCCCTGTGGATCATTTCCGTTCTATTATGGTGCGTGCTGATGCGCCAGTCCTTTACGGCCATGCCCTGGGACGACATGACGGTAGCCGGAGAAAGGTTGCAGGAATTGAGAAGGCCGTTCGCCGCTGCCGGAATGGCCGTAGGGGTCCTTGGCTCCAGCCTCTGTCTGGGGTGCCTGTTCTGGCTCTGCCTGTCTTCACTGACGGGTTCCGGCTGGGGCATTGCGCTGAGAAGGGTGCTGGCGGCGGGTTGCTGGGGGTTTTTACCCGGTGTTTTGGTATTGGCCGGAACGGTCGGCTGCCTGACTACCGTGATTTTTCCGGAAGCAGCCCGCTACTGGGGAGTGGCGGATGTTGCCTCTCCCGGCGTCCAGCCCTTCGGCGTTCTGGATTTGGCTGACTTCTCATGGTGGAACCCGGCATGGCTGTACGTGCGCGTGGGGAGTATTGCGGTGCTTTCTTGGAGCATGGCCCAGGTATGGGAAACGCTGGTTGCGGAAAAAAATGTCTGGCAGCCTTCCTTCCGCCGGGGCTCTGCCGCCTTCTGCATGGTTGTGACGGTGATGATGCTGGGCCTGCTGGGGATGGACATGCTGGGAGGGACGGGAAAGGTCGTTCTTTCCATGTTCCCCGTATACATGATTGCATATGTTCTGCTGGTGTCCCTGGCATTCGCTGTGTTGTCTGCCGTGTTCCTGAGGCGGCTGGACGGAGGGAAGGAGCTGCCTTGGCCCCGCCTGGGCGGCATGCTGACGGCTATGGTTCTGGTGAAAGCCTATATTGTGTATTCTCAGTACATGATTACCTGGTACGCCTCCATTCCGGCTGAAATGTCCTTTTATAACGCAGCCGCTTCCTCCGGCTGGTCCGGAATGTTTGCCGCGGCTCTTGTTCTTCAGCTTCTGCTGCCTTTCCTTATTTTGCTGTTCCCCGCGTTGAGACGCCGGCCGTCCGCGTTGGGCGCTGTATGCGCCGGGGTGCTGTTTGGCTCCCTGCTGGAAGCATGCTGGATGTTCGGCCCCGGACTTGGGCTGGACCCGTCCGCATGGAAGGCATGGCTTCCGCTTGTCCTGCTCTTGGGAGGGATGGCCCTGATCTGCTGTTTTTCCTTCCTGGGGGCACTGAGCGTCCGCAGGGTATTTCCCGAATCATGATGAACCGTACCGCCGCCGTTTTTTTTCTGTTTTCCCGCCGTCCGGGCGAGTATCTCCCCCTGTTCTGGCTGACAGGGGCTTTCGTGCTGGGTTTCCTGTGGTCGCTGGCGTACGCTTCCGGTCTGGTGGCGGAGGAGCCTTTGCCGTGGCCGGCCGGCCGCCTCATGTTCGCATTCTACGGCATGCTGGTGTACGGCTGGGCCCTCCCCGTCCTGTTTTCC encodes the following:
- a CDS encoding chorismate-binding protein, whose protein sequence is MDIKTLTSGALIKHPSRGLLLGTGPFRESAEPPDSGPAFYIDTFRLDDPRPWKIPAALHALPAEGNPPPPAPEIRWTEPSPDTYAQVFAEMMEQIAAGQLMKSVPAIPQFGEMLLPHTPRELILRAISSSPSHYPYAWWTEREGFCGITPETLFHQQSRRLETMALAGTARPEDEGVFINDDKEIREHEIVAGSILSRLSPFGSVTRTARSVLNLGTLIHFVTYLTLESDEQHTPAHWIRLLHPTPALGSQPRTENTLAQLDDWRSRLRCPLHFGAPFGFLEDGDFFCLVGIRSLYWQGQRLALCTGGGVVASSTLTHEWRELKLKRDTVRRSFHLP
- a CDS encoding c-type cytochrome, which encodes MRGGITAVAALVLLGALWFLAGDDDGRNAVPRLFDNMNDRPLADAQQVGISSAAPDRKARLTPPRSVAQSLGMNGTVRKREDDRDSFAAEGSYFSSGRMQGGEEDSMPLELGGISRSRDVLAEGRALYLAHCAVCHGEDGSGRGSMAAYDTYPQIGPFRDEKYASYSSGKMFRSIRLGQGNMPAFGNILTAREIWCLVAFIRHLQAPPEEPAVQQKEQHS
- the nrfD gene encoding NrfD/PsrC family molybdoenzyme membrane anchor subunit, yielding MNRPAPSVPTADIPVEAMLAEVRKPLGPVWWSVFLASALLAAWGIGWSSWRIAAEGVGVLGVNNNVVWGLDIVHFVFWIGLGHAGTLISAVLLLTRQSWRSPIARGAEQMTLCAVICAAVFPVVHVGRVWMAWMASPLPEVSGIWPDMASPLMWDVMAVSTYFLLSLLYWYIGLVPDFALLRDCCKGRLRRRYGWLALGWQGTGRQWRAYEKASLLFAVILTPLVVSVHSVVSFDFSVTQVPGWHQSIFPPYFVGGAILSGMAMVQLILLGVRRLMAGSGVRRAVTPAILDLSSRFVLALSLVMGAMYLWEHLAAILNGGSPEPFPGRNPVNAVFLIVMVAGNVALPQLFWFRSLRTNRWVIAAVALGVLAGMWMERFWIVVNSLKASLLAANIGEYFPSVTDLAMMAGSVGLFMALYMALVRVAPFFSLCDVREQQSLNKEGGA
- a CDS encoding quinol:electron acceptor oxidoreductase subunit ActD codes for the protein MKKPVISGWVLSFGSEKALLQAVRVLVKEENLRWEVCAPYPCAAVRFANRHAGKAVGAGVRLWAAAGGVCGFLAVALWLYWTQFCADPLVTQGRVQGWDSWPAYVPPLFEGTLLGAGLLTAAGFLKGALLPQWHDWAFECDFFRTDEHGNGYFILLEGGSEGYAAVLAEALHPDACEYVHGKGGRA